In Lycium ferocissimum isolate CSIRO_LF1 chromosome 11, AGI_CSIRO_Lferr_CH_V1, whole genome shotgun sequence, a single genomic region encodes these proteins:
- the LOC132036207 gene encoding uncharacterized protein LOC132036207, whose translation MQEAVEDGYLCPSFNNFGYLAEIAAKISDEFQSSENDSFDDDEDFEFSLVSENPDTAEFIYEDGQTKFQPIFPVFNRDLLPMADEDSKKVNDDRSDSSIRIPLKNLFLEEQESTSEADEFETIPEGTYCVWKPKITELSPGKCKKSKSTGSVSKRWPRIRDLLQRSNSDGKDSFVFLTLKKATINNNNNISSVISQLGSADRVYINLLPQTKPNQSSSEKKKAIKDETGKAKNSGEVVKAAGKLKRSPAAGQQTLYYVRNREGKEVDKNRRKSYLPYRQDLIGFFAIGLSKSYRPF comes from the coding sequence ATGCAGGAAGCCGTAGAAGATGGATATTTATGCCCCAGCTTTAACAATTTTGGATATTTAGCAGAAATCGCTGCTAAAATCTCCGATGAATTTCAGTCATCGGAGAACGATAGCTTCGATGATGACGaagattttgaattttctttggTCAGTGAAAATCCTGATACCGCCGAATTCATCTATGAGGACGGTCAAACTAAATTCCAGCCAATTTTCCCTGTTTTCAACCGCGATTTATTACCAATGGCTGATGAGGATTCTAAGAAAGTTAACGACGATAGGTCTGATAGTTCAATTCGTATTCCtttgaagaatttatttctAGAAGAACAGGAATCCACGTCGGAGGCGGATGAATTCGAGACGATACCTGAGGGAACATATTGTGTGTGGAAGCCGAAGATAACGGAGCTATCACCTGGAAAATGTAAGAAGAGTAAATCAACAGGATCGGTATCTAAACGGTGGCCAAGGATTCGAGATTTGTTACAGAGGAGTAATAGCGACGGGAAGGACAGTTTTGTATTTCTGACACTGAAAAAGGCgacaataaacaacaataacaatatatcTAGTGTGATTTCACAATTGGGATCTGCGGATAGAGTATACATAAACCTCTTGCCTCaaacaaaaccaaatcaaagtagttcagaaaagaaaaaggcgATAAAAGATGAAACAGGAAAAGCGAAGAATTCCGGCGAGGTTGTGAAGGCGGCCGGAAAATTGAAGAGGTCACCGGCTGCTGGGCAGCAGACACTTTATTATGTACGAAATAGAGAGGGTAAAGAAGTTGATAAGAATAGGAGAAAATCATATTTACCGTACAGGCAAGACCTAATAGGGTTTTTCGCCATTGGTTTGAGCAAAAGTTATCGTCCATTTTAA